A window of the Emys orbicularis isolate rEmyOrb1 chromosome 1, rEmyOrb1.hap1, whole genome shotgun sequence genome harbors these coding sequences:
- the LOC135894426 gene encoding olfactory receptor 51G2-like translates to MSAVNNTKFNSAAFLLTGIPGQEEIHLWISITFCLTYVISILGNSVILFIIKTDPSLQEPMYIFLSMLAITDLGLSIATMSTTLGIFLFNSREISFNACFVQLFFIHSLQCTESSVLLLMAFDRFIAIHDPLKYASILNPQRIHKMGLVFVLKGVAIIFPLPFLLKQFQYCRTNVLSHSYCLHQEVMKMACSDITVNSIYGLSVALLTVGLDSLLIFLSYVMILKTVLSIASNAECLRALNTCVSHLCAVLLFYTPMIGLSVIHRFGKGSSPLIQILLGYIYLLAPPLINPIVYSVKSKHLRARIIRVFVK, encoded by the coding sequence atgtcagctgtcaataACACCAAATTCAATTCTGCAGCGTTCCTTCTCACCGGGATACCTGGTCAGGAAGAAATCCATCTCTGGATCTCTATCACATTCTGCTTAACATATGTTATTTCGATATTAGGAAATTCAGTCATcctgttcattataaaaacagatccaagccttcaggagcccatgtacattttcctttccatgttggccatCACAGACCTTGGTTTATCGATAGCCACCATGTCGACAACACTGGGTATATTCTTGTTTAACTCTAGGGAGATCAGCTTCAATGCCTGTTTTGtgcagctgttcttcatccactcgCTTCAGTGCACTGAATCCTCCGTGCTgttgttgatggcctttgaccgcttcatCGCGATCCATGACCCGCTGAAATATGCTTCCATCTTAAACCCACAGAGAATACACAAGATGGGACTGGTGTTTGTGCTGAAAGGGGTGGCAATAATATTCCCACTCCCTTTTCTCCTGAAACAGTTCCAATACTGTCGAACaaatgtcctctcccattcctactgcctgcACCAGGAGGTCATGAAGATGGCTTGCTCGGATATCACAGTCAACAGCATCTATGGTTTGTCTGTTGCACTCTTAACGGTGGGGTTGGACTCGCtgctcatcttcctctcttatgtgatgatcctcaaaacagtgctgagcatcGCGTCCAATGCTGAGTGCCtcagggccctgaacacctgcgtTTCCCACCTCTGCGCCGTCCTGCTCTTTTATACGCCAATGATCGGCCTGTCTGTGATACACAGATTCGGGAAGGGCTCTTCTCCCTTAATTCAGATTCTCCTGGGTTACATCTACCTGCTGGCCCCACCCCTGATTAACCCAATTGTGTACAgtgtgaaaagcaaacaccttcgtgcAAGGATAATCAGGGTGTTCGTCAAGTGA
- the LOC135882486 gene encoding olfactory receptor 51G2-like translates to MSAVNDTKFKFAVFLLTGIPGQEDVYLWISIPFCIMYVISIVGNSVILFIIKIDPSLHEPMYIFLSMLAITDLALSISTIPTILGIFLFNIREISLNACFAQLFFIHSLQCIESSVLLLMAFDRFTAICNPLRYASILTLTRISNMGLVCVLRGVAVIFPLPILLKRFQYCRANVLSHSYCLHQEVMKMACADITDNSIYGLSVAFFTTWLDSLLIFLSYVMILKTVLSIASNTECLRALNTCVSHLCAVLLFYIPEFGLSLVHRFGNSSSPLLQILLGYIYLLVPPLMNPIVYSVKSKHLRARIIKVFVK, encoded by the coding sequence atgtcagctgtcaatgacaccaaattcaaatttgcagtgttccttctcaccgggatacctgggcaggaagacGTCTATCTGTGGATCTCTATCCCCTTCTGCATAATGTATGTTATTTCGATAGtaggaaattcagtcattctgttcattataaaaataGATCCAAGCCTCCATGAACCCATGTACATTTTTCTTTCCATGTTGGCCATCACAGACCTTGCCTTATCTATCTCCACCATACCAACGATACTGGGCATATTCTTGTTTAATATTAGGGAAATCAGCCTCAATGCCTGTTttgcccagctgttcttcatccactcaCTTCAGTGCATTGAATCCTCCGTGctcttgttgatggcctttgaccgcttcactgcgatctgtaacccactgagatatgcttccatcttaacCCTGACAAGAATATCCAATATGGGACTGGTGTGTGTGCTAAGAGGGGTGGCTGTAATATTCCCACTCCCCATTCTCCTGAAACGGTTCCAATACTGTCgagccaatgtcctctcccattcctactgtCTGCACCAGGAGGTCATGAAAATGGCTTGTGCGGACATCACAGACAACAGCATCTATGGCTTATCTGTTGCATTCTTTACAACATGGTTGGACTCGCtgctcatcttcctctcttatgtgatgatcctcaaaacagtgctgagcatcGCGTCCAATACAGAGTGCCTGAGGGCCTTGAACACCTGCGTCTCCCACCTCTGCGCTGTCCTTCTCTTCTACATACCAGAGTTCGGCTTGTCTCTGGTACATAGATTTGGGAATAGCTCTTCTCCCTTACTTCAGATTCTCCTGGGCTACATCTACCTGCTGGTTCCGCCCCTGATGAACCCAATTGTGTACAGCGTGAAAAGTAAACACCTTCGTGCGAGGATAATCAAGGTGTTTGTGAAATGA